A genomic region of Pseudomonas migulae contains the following coding sequences:
- a CDS encoding HvfA family oxazolone/thioamide-modified RiPP metallophore produces MSRTTKNTIGLLGAVLAGGMMLSGSVFASQPLTQGYLLASAEQVVKTPEGKCGEGKCGDASMAKTDTDDDGKVSRAEFLKVAPKSNFDKIDTNHDGFIDEQEAFDNVKANYEANGKKMPKGLFEHLKDQDGA; encoded by the coding sequence ACCACCAAAAACACTATCGGTTTGCTCGGCGCGGTTTTGGCCGGTGGCATGATGTTGTCCGGTTCGGTTTTCGCTTCACAGCCTTTGACCCAGGGCTATCTGCTGGCCTCCGCCGAACAGGTGGTGAAAACCCCTGAAGGCAAATGTGGCGAAGGCAAGTGCGGCGATGCCTCAATGGCAAAAACCGACACTGATGACGACGGCAAAGTGTCCCGCGCGGAATTCCTGAAAGTGGCGCCGAAGTCGAACTTCGACAAGATCGACACCAACCATGACGGCTTCATCGACGAACAAGAGGCGTTTGATAACGTGAAAGCCAACTACGAAGCCAATGGCAAGAAAATGCCAAAAGGCTTGTTCGAACACCTGAAAGACCAAGATGGCGCGTAA
- a CDS encoding polysaccharide biosynthesis protein, with the protein MRERLLSLSRSYKRVLQLSVDIVLVWVALWLAFVVRLGIERPVNPFGDYAWLFAAAPVIAVPIFTHLGLYRAVMRYFGNDALLSIFKAVTLSALVLTVYVYLYRPDVLVPRSLIINYWWLSLLMIGGLRLFMRQYFLGDWFLAGQHVPFLRQDDDAPKVAIYGGGAAGNQLVAALRMDRAMRPVAFIDDDVGVANRVIAGLKVYRSVDIEQLIEDTGASEVLLAIPSASRARRREILVALESYPVHVRTIPGFMDLASGRVSVSDLQEVDIIDLLGRDTVAAQQALFERCIRGQVVMVTGAGGSIGSELCRQILTSKPTALVLFEHSEFNLYSIQSELEKLIYSKGLNVELVPILGSIRNSERLLDVMRTWSVKTVYHAAAYKHVPIVEHNVAEGVLNNVFGTLQTAQAAVQAGVEHFVLISTDKAVRPTNVMGCTKRLAEMTLQALSRESHPLLLGEHFTAPCTNATRFTMVRFGNVLGSSGSVIPLFREQIKNGGPITVTHPNMTRYFMTIPEAAQLVIQAGSMGQGGDVFVLDMGQPVKIADLAEKMVHLSGLSLRSQERPNGDIAIEFTGLRRGEKLYEELLIGDNVSPTDHSMIMRADEEHLPWEEFKLAISALLKAVAKDDYVQVRALLCDTVNGYTPECQIVDLIHQRRQVAGDPDDV; encoded by the coding sequence ATGCGTGAGCGTTTATTGAGTCTGTCGCGTAGCTACAAGCGCGTCTTACAGTTGTCGGTTGATATTGTTTTGGTCTGGGTCGCGCTCTGGCTGGCATTTGTCGTGCGCCTGGGAATCGAGCGGCCAGTTAATCCTTTCGGGGACTATGCCTGGTTGTTCGCGGCCGCGCCGGTTATCGCAGTACCCATCTTTACTCACCTTGGCTTGTATCGCGCGGTGATGCGATATTTCGGTAATGACGCACTACTCAGTATCTTCAAAGCCGTGACCTTGTCGGCGTTGGTGTTGACTGTCTACGTCTACTTGTACCGCCCTGACGTATTGGTGCCGCGTTCGCTCATTATCAATTACTGGTGGTTGAGCTTGTTGATGATCGGCGGCCTGCGGTTGTTCATGCGCCAATATTTTCTCGGCGACTGGTTTCTTGCCGGCCAGCATGTACCTTTTCTGCGTCAGGATGATGATGCTCCCAAAGTCGCCATCTATGGCGGCGGGGCAGCCGGTAACCAATTGGTTGCAGCACTTCGGATGGACAGGGCAATGCGCCCGGTTGCCTTTATCGATGATGACGTGGGCGTTGCGAACAGGGTAATCGCCGGACTGAAGGTCTACCGGTCTGTGGATATCGAGCAACTGATCGAGGACACCGGAGCATCTGAAGTGTTGCTGGCCATTCCATCGGCTTCGCGCGCCAGACGTCGTGAGATTCTGGTCGCGCTTGAATCTTATCCAGTGCATGTGCGGACGATTCCTGGGTTCATGGACCTAGCCAGTGGCCGGGTCAGTGTCAGCGATCTTCAGGAAGTCGATATCATCGACCTGCTCGGGCGAGACACGGTTGCGGCGCAACAGGCGCTTTTCGAACGCTGTATCCGTGGTCAGGTCGTCATGGTCACGGGTGCTGGCGGCTCCATCGGTTCGGAACTGTGTCGGCAAATCCTCACCAGCAAGCCAACGGCGCTGGTCCTGTTCGAGCACAGTGAATTCAACCTCTACAGCATTCAGAGCGAGCTGGAGAAGTTGATTTACAGTAAGGGACTGAACGTCGAACTGGTGCCGATCCTCGGTTCGATTCGCAACAGTGAGCGTCTGCTGGATGTAATGCGCACCTGGAGCGTGAAAACGGTCTATCACGCCGCGGCCTATAAACATGTGCCGATCGTCGAGCATAACGTTGCCGAAGGCGTACTGAACAACGTATTCGGGACCTTGCAGACCGCCCAGGCGGCCGTGCAGGCAGGCGTTGAGCACTTCGTGCTGATCTCCACCGACAAGGCTGTGCGGCCGACCAATGTCATGGGATGTACCAAGCGCCTGGCCGAGATGACGCTACAGGCTCTCAGCCGTGAATCCCATCCGCTGTTGCTGGGCGAGCACTTCACGGCGCCTTGCACCAACGCGACCCGGTTCACCATGGTGCGATTCGGCAATGTGCTGGGTTCGTCCGGTTCGGTGATCCCGCTGTTTCGCGAGCAAATCAAGAATGGCGGGCCGATTACAGTGACCCACCCGAACATGACCCGCTACTTCATGACCATTCCCGAGGCCGCACAACTGGTGATCCAGGCGGGCTCCATGGGCCAGGGTGGTGACGTGTTCGTGCTCGACATGGGGCAGCCAGTGAAGATCGCCGACCTGGCGGAAAAGATGGTCCATCTGTCTGGTCTTTCCCTGCGTAGCCAAGAGCGGCCCAATGGGGACATCGCGATCGAGTTCACCGGGCTGCGCCGCGGCGAAAAGCTCTATGAGGAGTTGTTGATCGGTGACAACGTATCCCCAACTGACCACTCGATGATCATGCGCGCCGATGAGGAGCATCTGCCGTGGGAGGAATTCAAACTGGCGATTTCGGCGCTGTTGAAGGCTGTCGCGAAGGATGACTATGTGCAGGTTCGCGCGCTGCTGTGCGATACGGTCAACGGCTACACACCCGAGTGCCAGATTGTCGACCTGATTCATCAGCGCCGTCAGGTGGCGGGGGATCCTGACGACGTTTGA
- a CDS encoding UDP-glucose 4-epimerase family protein, with protein sequence MMQILLTGASGFVGSGVQARLLENRDVTVRSAYRQLPGQLPSNLQVCQVDSLESDTDWQAALADIQVVIHCAARVHVMAETDADPLAAFRRANVQGTLQLARQAAEAGVRRFIYLSSIKVNGESTQPGYAYTAQDQPAPLDPYGVSKLEAELGLLALAEQTGIEVVIVRPVLVYGPGVRANFLSMMNWLNKGVPLPFGSITNKRSLVALDNLVDLIVTCIQHPAAANQVFLVSDDEDLSTSELLRRMARALGRPARLLPLPMWLLSGTAQLLGRKALSQRLCGSLQVDIEKTKTLLNWTPPVGVDGALAKTAKDFLER encoded by the coding sequence ATGATGCAAATTCTTTTGACCGGAGCCAGCGGTTTCGTAGGCTCTGGGGTCCAGGCTCGATTGCTGGAAAACCGTGATGTGACAGTCCGTTCTGCCTATAGGCAATTGCCCGGACAACTACCTTCGAATCTGCAGGTTTGCCAGGTCGACTCGCTCGAGTCCGACACTGACTGGCAGGCTGCGCTCGCCGATATCCAAGTGGTGATCCACTGCGCTGCGCGGGTCCACGTGATGGCGGAGACAGATGCCGATCCTCTGGCGGCCTTTCGTCGGGCCAACGTGCAAGGCACTTTGCAGTTGGCCAGGCAGGCAGCCGAGGCCGGCGTAAGGCGTTTTATCTATCTCAGCTCGATTAAGGTAAATGGCGAGAGTACGCAGCCAGGTTATGCCTATACCGCGCAGGACCAGCCTGCACCGCTGGATCCCTACGGTGTTTCCAAGCTGGAAGCCGAACTAGGGTTGTTGGCCTTGGCCGAACAGACGGGTATAGAGGTGGTGATTGTTCGCCCGGTCCTGGTTTATGGCCCCGGTGTGCGCGCCAACTTCCTCAGCATGATGAACTGGTTGAACAAAGGCGTGCCGCTGCCGTTTGGGTCGATTACCAACAAGCGCAGCCTGGTGGCCTTGGACAATCTGGTCGACCTGATAGTGACTTGTATCCAGCATCCCGCCGCTGCCAACCAGGTTTTCCTGGTGAGCGACGATGAAGACCTGTCCACTAGCGAGTTGCTACGGCGAATGGCTCGGGCTTTGGGCCGGCCTGCGCGCTTGTTGCCATTGCCGATGTGGCTGTTGAGCGGCACCGCGCAACTGTTGGGGAGAAAGGCCTTGTCCCAGCGTCTTTGTGGCTCGCTGCAGGTCGATATCGAGAAAACCAAAACCTTGCTGAATTGGACTCCACCGGTTGGCGTAGATGGGGCATTAGCAAAGACTGCGAAAGACTTTCTGGAGCGGTGA